A region of Nostoc sp. 'Peltigera membranacea cyanobiont' N6 DNA encodes the following proteins:
- a CDS encoding AAA family ATPase has translation MVSTLVNIPGYRISEELYNGSRTLVYRGYRETDSIPVVIKLLKNPYPSLGELLQFRNQYTIAKNLNSPLIVQTYSLEPYQNAYALVMEDFGGISLKDYFTSDRRPYIASLEEFLRIAIALCNTLDILYHQRIIHKDIKPANILINPKTKQVKLIDFSIASLLPRETQTLINPNVLEGTLAYISPEQTGRMNRGIDYRTDFYSLGVTFYELLTGELPFQSNAPMELVHSHIAKLPPCLREVKSQKSKVKNEETPQVLSEIVSKLMAKNAEDRYQSALGLKFDLEKCLHQLQVDGMIKDFEIGQRDVCDRFIIPDKLYGRETEVQTLLDAFERVSLGATEMMLVAGFSGIGKTAVINEVHKPIVRQRGYFIKGKYDQFQRNIPFSAFVQAFRDLMRQLLSESDAQIQEWRNQILEAVGENGQVIIEVIPELEIIIGEQPPAIELSGTSAQNRFNLLFQKFTQVFTSAEHPLVMFLDDLQWADSASLKLMQLLMADTSHLFLIGAYRDNEVNPAHPLMLTLSEIKKSQATINTITLVPLSNEQVNQLVADTLKCPETLASPLSQLVSQKTQGNPFFATQFLKALHQENIIQFDFESGCWQCDIVQVTTLALTDDVVAFMAFQLRKLPQSTQQVLQLAACIGNQFDLATLAIISEKSSIETAAYLWKALQEGLILPLSDVYKFYQQESLVISHLSLEKNEQMTNDQGQMTVTYKFLHDRVQQAAYSLIPDDQKQTTHYQIGQLLLQQISSEARVDRIFEIVNQLNYGTSLITQQTERDELAGLNLIACRKAKSATAYQAGREYASTGLSLLGENTWQQQYEMTLSFHNDVAELAMLCGDFEAMQQGIDIIIEQAHSLLEKVNIYRLSIQANTSQNKLIEAIAIGKQILQELGVNFPESPTITDIQQAIQEINELIANKDIEDFVHLPVMTDQNKIAIIQIASSLIAVTFIAGSPLFPFMILMSVKLSLQHGNTSGSALSYAAYGMILSSLLKDIDQATQFGHLALNVVSHLDDKANKPAVLDVIAGYILHRKSPTKDAIALSQEGYVIGLEIGNLEYAGFNISKFCINSFWSGQSLVAFEQDTRDYCHQLFKLKQLTAKNYCQIYWQATFNLLDVGEEPRSLLAESYLHETELLHQLLSTNDAGGLYLFYLHKLTFCFWFGEISSANNYAVETRRYLQASPGTVCDPVFYLYDFLVALAQLNANSDEQLISDTLERVAENQTQLEHWAYYAPMNHQHKVDLVAAEKCRVLGQKAEAIEFYDRAITLAKANEYIHEESLANELAAKFYLEWGKEKVAVGYMQEAYYCYARWGAKAKVVDLETRYPQLLQSILQQSKTSFDPLETLINITHSSIQASRTSSSISYALDFTSVLKAAQLLSSTIELDELLQQLTQIILHNSGGAKCILVLPDHETWHVRAISTPDTTELCSVPLDDHPDVPIKLIQYVKRTQSVVVIDNLQTDLPVIDDYLIQRQPKSVLCLPILNQGHLAGILYLKNQSTAGVFTSDRLTIINFLCTQAAISLENARLYEESQTYAQQLERSLAKLQVSETRFQNLANNIPGVVYQFRLGTDGSTSTPYISAGCLDLYELDPESVMAGNHSVYALHHPEDHPAIAQAIAYSAQNLTQFAQEWRIILPSGTIKWIQSAARPERQADGAILWDGVVIDISERKLAEQQLQASQQFLQLLINNIPQLVFWKDRNSTFLGCNITAAKTINLESPEQIVGKNDYDISIPEEAEWYRLCDRRVMESGEAELHIIETQQQADGTQHWLDTNKIPLRDSENNVIGILATIEDITERKQAEATLQEKEQFLRSIYDGAEIAIFVLDVLSDGSFRYAGWNPAAEKATGIRSVDVAGKTPTEVMGEEEGQRLEQRFAEIVTTGIDVSFEDHLSLHGQETWWFANLNPIKNVEGRVYRIIATTFDISDRKQAEFQLQRQAQADQLLASIAQSINQSVRLDRVLENCLEQVRQFYQSDRVLICRFDADYDVVIELEVLSQPELSLLGQTIVDPCFDQTWAERYRQGYITACNDAQAVDITPCYGELLAQMQVQASLAVGILGNDQIWGMMIVHHCHTTHVWQQSEIDLFKQLGLQIGIAHQKANLYTQLEAELAERRLAELALQEALTDLQNTQLQMVQSEKMSALGNLVAGVAHEMNNPLGFISASLEQAKPTFTDIIEHLKLYQELFPKNSEEIIDHAESIDLDYSLEDLPKMLDSMSMACDRLKNISTSLRTFSRADQDYKVPFNIHEGIDSTILILKHRLKANEQRPAIEVVTNYGNLPQIECFPGQLNQVFMNLIANAIDALDESNYGRNFDEIKTNPNGITITTSVENNLVKITIADNAKGINEEIKQKIFDHLFTTKAVGKGTGLGLAIARQIVEETHGGKLSFNSVLGEGTEFIIEIPG, from the coding sequence ATGGTTAGCACTTTAGTCAATATTCCCGGATATCGCATTAGTGAAGAACTCTATAATGGTTCCAGAACTCTAGTTTATCGAGGGTATCGAGAGACTGACTCAATACCGGTAGTGATTAAACTGCTGAAAAATCCTTATCCGAGTTTGGGCGAATTATTACAGTTTCGCAATCAGTACACCATTGCCAAAAATCTCAACTCACCTCTGATTGTCCAAACCTATAGCCTAGAACCCTACCAAAATGCCTATGCGCTGGTGATGGAAGACTTTGGGGGGATTTCTCTCAAAGATTATTTCACCTCTGATCGGAGGCCATATATCGCGTCTTTAGAAGAGTTTTTACGAATTGCGATCGCACTCTGCAACACCTTAGATATACTTTATCATCAGCGCATTATTCACAAAGATATCAAACCCGCGAATATTCTCATTAATCCCAAAACCAAACAAGTTAAATTAATCGACTTTAGTATTGCATCTTTATTACCACGGGAAACGCAGACATTAATCAATCCTAATGTATTAGAAGGAACACTTGCTTATATTTCGCCAGAACAAACAGGGAGAATGAATCGGGGGATTGATTACCGAACTGATTTTTATTCTTTAGGTGTGACATTCTACGAATTACTCACGGGAGAATTGCCATTTCAATCAAACGCTCCAATGGAGTTGGTACATTCTCATATTGCTAAACTTCCACCATGCCTTCGGGAAGTCAAAAGTCAAAAGTCAAAAGTCAAAAATGAAGAGACTCCGCAAGTGTTGTCAGAGATTGTCAGCAAATTGATGGCAAAAAATGCTGAAGATAGATATCAGAGTGCTTTGGGATTGAAGTTTGATTTAGAAAAATGTTTACATCAGCTACAAGTTGATGGTATGATTAAGGATTTTGAGATTGGGCAACGGGATGTGTGCGATCGCTTCATCATCCCTGATAAACTTTATGGGCGAGAAACCGAAGTTCAAACATTACTTGATGCATTTGAGCGAGTCAGCCTTGGTGCAACAGAAATGATGTTGGTAGCTGGTTTTTCAGGAATTGGTAAAACTGCCGTTATTAACGAAGTTCATAAACCAATTGTGCGGCAACGCGGTTATTTTATCAAAGGAAAATATGACCAATTTCAACGAAATATTCCCTTCAGTGCATTTGTGCAAGCCTTCCGAGATTTAATGAGACAATTGTTAAGCGAAAGTGATGCACAAATTCAAGAATGGAGAAACCAAATATTAGAGGCAGTTGGAGAAAATGGACAGGTAATTATTGAAGTCATCCCTGAACTAGAAATAATTATTGGTGAACAACCACCCGCCATCGAATTATCAGGAACGTCTGCACAAAATAGATTTAATTTATTATTCCAAAAATTTACCCAAGTTTTTACTAGTGCTGAACATCCATTAGTGATGTTCTTAGATGATTTACAATGGGCAGATTCGGCATCGCTGAAATTAATGCAGTTATTAATGGCTGATACAAGTCATCTGTTCTTAATTGGTGCCTATCGTGATAATGAAGTCAACCCAGCACATCCTTTGATGTTGACTTTGAGCGAGATTAAGAAAAGCCAAGCAACAATTAATACAATTACTTTAGTACCACTCAGTAACGAGCAAGTAAATCAATTAGTTGCAGACACACTTAAATGTCCAGAAACTTTGGCATCGCCTCTTTCTCAATTAGTATCTCAAAAAACTCAGGGAAATCCGTTTTTTGCAACCCAGTTTCTTAAAGCATTGCATCAAGAAAATATTATTCAATTTGATTTTGAGTCAGGGTGTTGGCAATGTGACATTGTACAGGTGACGACTCTTGCACTTACAGATGACGTTGTTGCTTTTATGGCATTTCAATTGCGAAAACTGCCACAATCAACTCAACAGGTATTGCAGTTAGCTGCTTGTATTGGGAATCAGTTTGATTTAGCAACTTTGGCAATTATTTCGGAAAAATCGTCAATTGAGACAGCTGCTTATTTGTGGAAAGCATTACAAGAAGGGCTGATTTTACCACTCAGTGATGTTTATAAGTTTTATCAACAAGAGTCATTAGTCATTAGTCATTTGTCATTAGAAAAGAACGAACAAATGACTAACGATCAAGGACAAATGACTGTTACATACAAATTTTTACACGATCGCGTCCAACAAGCGGCATATTCTCTGATTCCCGATGACCAAAAACAGACGACTCATTACCAAATCGGACAACTCCTGCTGCAACAGATTTCCTCAGAAGCTAGAGTTGACCGGATTTTTGAAATAGTTAATCAATTAAATTATGGAACTTCTTTAATTACCCAACAAACAGAACGAGATGAACTTGCTGGGCTTAATCTGATTGCCTGTCGCAAAGCTAAAAGTGCCACCGCCTATCAAGCCGGACGTGAATATGCCAGCACTGGATTATCATTGCTTGGAGAGAATACTTGGCAGCAACAATATGAAATGACTCTATCATTCCATAATGATGTAGCGGAACTGGCAATGCTCTGCGGTGACTTTGAAGCGATGCAACAGGGAATTGATATTATCATTGAACAGGCACACTCTTTACTAGAAAAGGTCAATATTTACCGCCTTAGCATTCAAGCAAATACCTCTCAGAATAAACTGATTGAAGCTATTGCCATCGGTAAACAGATATTGCAAGAATTGGGTGTGAACTTTCCCGAATCACCGACAATCACAGATATTCAACAGGCGATTCAAGAGATTAACGAACTGATTGCTAATAAAGATATTGAAGATTTTGTTCATCTCCCGGTGATGACAGATCAGAACAAAATTGCCATTATTCAGATTGCCAGTAGTCTCATAGCAGTAACTTTTATCGCTGGCTCTCCCTTGTTCCCCTTCATGATTTTGATGTCAGTCAAACTATCTTTGCAACATGGAAATACCTCTGGTTCAGCCCTTAGTTATGCTGCCTATGGCATGATTCTGTCTAGTCTATTGAAAGATATCGATCAAGCAACCCAGTTTGGTCATTTGGCACTCAATGTTGTCTCCCATCTGGATGATAAAGCGAATAAACCTGCTGTCTTAGATGTGATAGCGGGATACATCCTGCACCGCAAATCTCCTACCAAAGATGCGATCGCACTTTCCCAAGAAGGTTATGTAATTGGTCTAGAAATTGGCAATCTGGAATATGCAGGATTCAATATCAGCAAATTTTGTATCAACTCTTTCTGGTCTGGTCAGTCTCTTGTGGCTTTTGAGCAGGATACTCGTGACTACTGTCATCAATTGTTTAAGTTGAAGCAGTTGACAGCAAAGAATTATTGCCAAATATATTGGCAAGCTACTTTTAATTTGCTAGATGTTGGGGAGGAGCCTCGCAGTTTGTTGGCAGAAAGCTATCTCCATGAGACGGAATTACTGCACCAGTTATTATCTACTAATGATGCAGGTGGATTGTATTTATTCTATTTGCATAAATTAACGTTTTGCTTCTGGTTTGGAGAAATTAGTTCCGCTAACAATTATGCAGTTGAGACTAGACGCTATTTACAGGCTAGTCCGGGAACTGTCTGTGACCCTGTATTTTATCTCTATGACTTTCTAGTTGCTCTGGCACAGTTGAATGCAAATTCAGACGAGCAATTAATATCAGACACCTTAGAGCGGGTGGCAGAAAATCAAACCCAGCTAGAACACTGGGCGTACTATGCCCCCATGAATCACCAACATAAGGTTGATTTGGTGGCAGCAGAAAAATGTCGAGTGTTAGGACAAAAAGCAGAAGCCATTGAGTTTTACGATCGCGCCATTACTCTCGCCAAAGCCAACGAATATATCCACGAAGAGAGCCTTGCTAACGAACTCGCCGCTAAATTCTATCTGGAATGGGGCAAAGAAAAGGTTGCCGTTGGATATATGCAGGAAGCCTACTATTGCTACGCTCGCTGGGGAGCTAAAGCCAAAGTGGTTGACTTAGAAACCCGCTATCCACAATTACTCCAATCGATTTTACAGCAATCCAAAACCAGCTTCGATCCCCTAGAAACCCTGATAAATATTACTCATTCATCCATCCAAGCCTCCAGGACAAGCTCTAGTATTTCCTATGCCCTAGATTTTACCTCCGTTCTCAAAGCTGCCCAACTCCTCTCCAGTACGATCGAACTCGATGAACTATTGCAACAACTCACTCAAATTATTCTCCACAACTCCGGGGGCGCAAAGTGCATACTAGTCTTGCCCGACCATGAGACTTGGCACGTGAGGGCTATTTCCACCCCTGACACCACAGAGCTTTGCTCAGTACCCTTAGACGATCATCCTGACGTTCCCATTAAACTAATTCAATACGTTAAACGGACACAATCTGTAGTAGTGATCGACAATTTGCAAACAGATTTACCAGTCATTGATGACTATCTGATCCAACGCCAGCCTAAGAGTGTTTTGTGTTTGCCGATTCTCAATCAGGGGCATTTAGCGGGGATTCTTTACCTGAAAAATCAATCTACTGCTGGGGTATTTACGAGCGATCGCCTCACAATAATCAACTTCCTCTGTACTCAAGCCGCAATTTCTTTGGAAAATGCCCGTCTCTATGAAGAATCTCAGACCTATGCCCAACAGTTAGAGCGATCTCTAGCAAAATTACAGGTTAGCGAAACCCGCTTCCAAAATTTGGCGAATAATATTCCGGGGGTAGTGTACCAATTTCGTCTAGGGACTGACGGTTCAACTTCCACACCCTACATTAGTGCGGGTTGTTTAGATTTATATGAGTTAGACCCAGAGTCTGTGATGGCTGGGAATCATAGTGTTTACGCTCTGCATCATCCTGAAGATCACCCAGCTATTGCCCAAGCGATCGCCTACTCTGCCCAAAATCTGACCCAATTTGCCCAAGAATGGCGCATTATCTTACCTTCAGGAACTATCAAATGGATTCAAAGTGCTGCTCGTCCAGAGCGACAAGCTGATGGCGCAATCCTTTGGGATGGGGTAGTTATAGATATTAGCGAGCGCAAACTTGCAGAGCAGCAACTCCAAGCATCCCAACAGTTTTTACAATTGTTGATTAATAATATTCCCCAGTTGGTTTTTTGGAAAGACCGCAACTCTACCTTTTTAGGTTGCAACATTACTGCTGCTAAAACTATAAACCTAGAGTCGCCAGAGCAGATCGTGGGCAAGAATGATTATGACATTTCTATCCCTGAAGAAGCAGAATGGTATCGGCTGTGCGATCGCCGGGTTATGGAATCAGGAGAAGCTGAACTCCACATTATCGAAACGCAACAACAAGCCGATGGTACTCAACACTGGCTCGACACCAACAAAATTCCCCTGCGAGATTCAGAGAACAACGTCATCGGTATTTTGGCCACAATAGAAGACATTACCGAGCGCAAACAGGCAGAAGCCACACTTCAAGAGAAAGAGCAATTTCTCCGTAGCATCTACGATGGAGCCGAGATCGCTATTTTTGTCCTCGATGTGTTGTCAGATGGCAGCTTCCGCTATGCTGGATGGAACCCTGCCGCAGAAAAGGCCACCGGAATTCGTAGCGTTGATGTGGCGGGGAAAACTCCCACAGAAGTCATGGGAGAAGAAGAAGGACAAAGGTTGGAACAACGGTTTGCCGAGATTGTCACAACAGGGATAGACGTTTCTTTTGAAGACCATCTGAGCCTTCACGGGCAGGAAACCTGGTGGTTTGCCAACCTCAACCCCATCAAGAATGTGGAGGGGCGGGTTTATCGGATTATTGCCACAACGTTTGATATTAGCGATCGCAAGCAGGCAGAGTTTCAACTACAACGACAGGCACAAGCCGACCAACTGCTAGCCAGCATCGCCCAATCAATTAATCAATCAGTCCGACTCGATCGAGTCCTGGAGAATTGTCTGGAACAAGTGCGGCAATTTTACCAGAGCGATCGCGTCCTGATTTGCCGCTTTGATGCCGATTACGATGTGGTCATTGAGCTAGAAGTGCTTTCACAACCAGAATTGTCTCTTTTAGGACAAACCATCGTAGATCCTTGTTTTGATCAAACATGGGCGGAACGCTATCGTCAGGGGTACATAACTGCCTGCAACGATGCCCAAGCCGTAGATATCACTCCTTGCTATGGCGAATTACTGGCGCAAATGCAGGTGCAGGCAAGTCTAGCCGTTGGCATTTTGGGGAATGACCAGATTTGGGGAATGATGATTGTGCATCACTGCCATACAACCCATGTCTGGCAACAGTCTGAAATCGACCTATTCAAACAATTGGGCTTGCAAATTGGCATTGCTCACCAAAAAGCCAATCTCTATACCCAATTAGAAGCCGAACTAGCAGAACGTCGCCTCGCTGAACTTGCCTTACAAGAAGCGCTAACTGATTTGCAAAACACCCAATTACAAATGGTGCAAAGTGAAAAAATGTCTGCACTGGGTAATTTAGTTGCTGGTGTAGCTCATGAAATGAATAATCCCCTCGGTTTTATTTCTGCCAGTCTCGAACAAGCTAAACCAACTTTTACTGATATTATCGAACATTTGAAATTATATCAAGAACTTTTCCCCAAAAATAGTGAGGAAATTATTGACCACGCCGAATCAATCGACTTGGATTATAGTTTAGAAGATTTGCCCAAGATGCTTGATTCTATGTCTATGGCCTGCGATCGCCTCAAAAATATCAGCACCAGTTTAAGAACTTTCTCCCGTGCCGATCAAGACTACAAAGTGCCATTTAACATTCACGAAGGCATTGATAGCACGATTTTAATTTTGAAACATCGTCTCAAGGCTAATGAACAACGTCCCGCCATTGAAGTTGTCACAAATTACGGTAATTTGCCTCAAATTGAATGCTTCCCCGGTCAATTAAATCAGGTATTTATGAATCTGATCGCAAATGCTATTGATGCCTTGGATGAATCTAATTATGGACGTAACTTTGACGAAATTAAAACAAACCCGAACGGCATTACAATTACAACCTCAGTCGAAAATAATCTAGTTAAGATTACAATCGCCGATAATGCTAAGGGAATAAATGAAGAGATAAAACAAAAAATATTTGACCATTTATTTACGACGAAAGCTGTTGGTAAAGGAACAGGATTAGGACTCGCGATCGCTCGTCAAATTGTGGAAGAAACCCACGGCGGGAAATTGAGTTTTAACTCAGTTTTGGGCGAAGGTACAGAATTTATCATTGAAATTCCGGGATGA